In the Chroococcidiopsis sp. SAG 2025 genome, one interval contains:
- a CDS encoding DUF6825 family protein, whose translation MSNPLVHAFFVGRAAAEIVSEKLENALTDALSELGKFDAEAREQLRQFTEQVTERAEREMEVSNVGRSTTEIVPQSSQPTDLQATIDDMRAEIALLRAELQRYRSNSL comes from the coding sequence ATGAGTAATCCTCTGGTTCATGCCTTCTTTGTTGGTAGGGCAGCGGCTGAAATTGTCAGCGAAAAGTTAGAAAATGCATTGACCGATGCTCTGAGCGAATTAGGTAAATTTGATGCTGAAGCACGAGAGCAACTGCGGCAATTTACCGAACAGGTGACGGAGCGCGCAGAGCGGGAAATGGAAGTGTCGAATGTAGGTAGAAGTACTACGGAGATAGTGCCTCAAAGCTCGCAACCTACCGACTTGCAGGCAACAATCGACGATATGCGGGCTGAAATTGCCTTACTGCGGGCTGAATTACAACGCTATCGCAGCAACTCCCTCTAA